The sequence below is a genomic window from Sphingomonas naphthae.
CTCCTCGCGCTGTCAGGACCATGATCGGCGTCATATTTCGCCGGCGACGCATGGCACGGATGAGATCGAGGCCGTCGCCATCGGGAAGACCAAGGTCGACGAGCAGGAGATCATAACAGGATATTTTTTGAGCATGCTCCGCGCCGTCGACGGTATCATACCAGTCGACAGCGAAGCCAAGCTTGTCCAGCCCATCGCGGACCAGATCCGCTAGCCGCGCATTATCCTCGATCAGCAAAATTCGCATAGTCTATGTCCGTCCCGCTCGCGGCTCTCTTTTTGCCCGTAATCATTGACCATGGCAGATTTTCCCGATGCCGCAGGCTTTCAACGATGGCCGCGACGACATGAAGACATGCCGCGGCAAGGATGATGTTCGCCGTCACTTCATGGACCTCTTCTACCCAGGCGACTCCCCAATATCGGTCAGTGCCCATCATCCAACCGGTAAGCCCCATTACAGCGATCAATGCCATCAGGGTGAGCATCATTACTGCGCCTGCAGGATTATGGCCGACGTATCGTGGTTCGCGGCGGCGGATCAGGGCTTTGAGATATCTGGCCAATCGCCGCGGCCCCGGCACGAAATCGGAAAATCGCGCGTGTCGTGAACCAATGAAACCCCAGACAAGCCGGATCGCAAGCGATGTGACCATCGCATATCCAACATAAATATGCAGCTTTTCAGCATGGCGCAGCACCGTCAGATTTGCGACCACGCCAAGCGCTATCGTCCAGTGGAAAATGCGAACGAGCGGATCCCAGACTTTCGTCATGGGCGGATCAATTATGCTCATCTTGGTCAGCCGACGTTGCTCTGGACGATAGCGCCCGTAACCGGATTGAAATAGACCTCGGCACGGCGACCATCCCGGGTTCGCGCATAGACTTCATAACATGATCCGGAGACCTGGAAGGTCTTGATCTTCTGATACCCCATGTGGACGATGCGCGCGCGCATCTGGGCTTGCGACATCCAGCGGGCCTGCGGCTGTGTCGTGCACACCGGCGCCGCCGAAGCGATCGTCGCGGTCGCGAGCGCCGCTGTTGCGGCCACGCTTTTGAACCAGTGAAAGCTGATGATCATCCTATCTCTCCTAAGTCGATGGACCAGTGGACTGTCCATGTTCAGACGATGCGCCATGCTGCTGACGAAGAACTGACAGAGGGCGGTCTTCACGACTTTTCCTGGCGAAATTGATGCACGGCGCAGGCGCATCACCCCTCAATTGTCGCCTGGTGTGACCCAGATGCTATGAGAATCGATCTCCAGCTTGATGAGGGCGCGGACCGCGGCGCTGCGGGCTTCGATCTCGGCACGACGCGCATCGTGCGCCTGACGGCGGGCGTAAAGCATGTCGGATAGGTCGATTGCACCCAGGACATGCCCGCGCTCAGTTCGAGCCGCCGCAGCCTCCGTACTCGCAGCCGCCGCGTCCATCCCCTGCCAGACCTCCATTTGCGAACGAGCATTGGAAAGGTCAGTATTCGCCGTTGCCTCCACAGAGCGCTGGACGTTCGCGAGATCGAAACGTGCCGCATTGGCCTCCGCACTTGCCTGATCAGCTGCCGCCTTGCGATATCCGCCGCCCAACGGAATGGAGGCCACAAGGCCGGCGCCGCGCTCCATCCCGCTCCGCTCGCTAAAAAGGCGAACGCCAAAAGTCGGGTCGGCGATGCGGTCGGCTCTCACGCGCTGGGACACGATCCCAAGGCGCTGCGCTTCGCGGTCCGCCGCGCGGATCTCATGGCTGCGATCGATCACAAGATCGCGCATGACCGTCAGGGGCTGAGCCGGGGGGCCCGGCACGCCGAGAGCTGGTGGTTCAACCGGCAAGGGGAGATCTGGGAAGGTCGCCGACAGCATGGCGCGTGCCTGCTCCATGAGGGCGCGAGATGCTGCGGCCTGCCCTTGAGCCACGCCAAGAGCCGCATTGGCCTGATCGATGTCGAGATCGCCTGCGTCGCGCAACTGGCGGCGACGCCGCACGGCTTGAACCGCTGTTTCCAATACCGCAACGGTCTCCCGGTCACTGCGGTTGAGCGCCCCGGCTGTCAGCCAGTCATACCACTGGCCAGCAAGAACAAGAGCGGCCTGATGGCGCACATCCTCGGCGCGGTTTTCGGCAACCTCTATGCCAAGAGCGCCCGCCTTGCGGTCGAGGGCAGCCTTACCGGGCAATCGAAACGCCCGGCCGATCGTCGTGTCGAACTCGTCATAGCCGCCTTCACGGTCCACGGTCCGACGAATGTAACTGCCCGTCATCGTCACTTCATGTGGTCCACGCCGCAGCATATCGTCCTGCGCGCGGGCCGCACCGACGCGGGCTCCTGCCGCCGAGACCGTCGGGTGGCCGTCCAGTATCGCGATGATCTGAGCCTCAGGCGGAAGATCGGCGCGCTGCGCGAACGCAGG
It includes:
- a CDS encoding TolC family protein; amino-acid sequence: MKYLALSLAVFTCLTPIPAFAQRADLPPEAQIIAILDGHPTVSAAGARVGAARAQDDMLRRGPHEVTMTGSYIRRTVDREGGYDEFDTTIGRAFRLPGKAALDRKAGALGIEVAENRAEDVRHQAALVLAGQWYDWLTAGALNRSDRETVAVLETAVQAVRRRRQLRDAGDLDIDQANAALGVAQGQAAASRALMEQARAMLSATFPDLPLPVEPPALGVPGPPAQPLTVMRDLVIDRSHEIRAADREAQRLGIVSQRVRADRIADPTFGVRLFSERSGMERGAGLVASIPLGGGYRKAAADQASAEANAARFDLANVQRSVEATANTDLSNARSQMEVWQGMDAAAASTEAAAARTERGHVLGAIDLSDMLYARRQAHDARRAEIEARSAAVRALIKLEIDSHSIWVTPGDN
- a CDS encoding cytochrome b/b6 domain-containing protein, which translates into the protein MTKVWDPLVRIFHWTIALGVVANLTVLRHAEKLHIYVGYAMVTSLAIRLVWGFIGSRHARFSDFVPGPRRLARYLKALIRRREPRYVGHNPAGAVMMLTLMALIAVMGLTGWMMGTDRYWGVAWVEEVHEVTANIILAAACLHVVAAIVESLRHRENLPWSMITGKKRAASGTDIDYANFADRG
- a CDS encoding PepSY domain-containing protein, with amino-acid sequence MIISFHWFKSVAATAALATATIASAAPVCTTQPQARWMSQAQMRARIVHMGYQKIKTFQVSGSCYEVYARTRDGRRAEVYFNPVTGAIVQSNVG